The following are encoded in a window of Congzhengia minquanensis genomic DNA:
- the metK gene encoding methionine adenosyltransferase — MAVKLFTSESVTEGHPDKISDILSDAILDEIYKHDPQGRVACEVTVTTGLVLVVGEISTTTYVDIPKVVRSCIREIGYDRAKYGFDCDTCAVITAIDEQSADIALGVDKSLEAKAGEDDIASIGAGDQGMMFGYACNETKEFMPLAISLAHKLTRRLTAVRKSGEIGYIRPDGKSQVTVAYDESGKPLYVDTVVISTQHAEDVTHDAIEKDIIEKVILPVIPKELLTEKTNYYINPTGRFVVGGPNGDSGHTGRKIIVDTYGGYARHGGGAFSGKDPTKVDRSAAYAGRYVAKNVVAAGLADRCEVQIAYAIGVAKPVSVSVETFGTSHVPESTIEALIQEHFDLRPAGIIKMLDLRRPIYKQTAAYGHFGRDDLDLPWERLDKVQVLKAAVK; from the coding sequence ATGGCAGTGAAGTTATTTACGTCGGAGTCTGTTACGGAGGGACATCCGGACAAAATTTCAGACATTTTATCCGACGCCATATTAGATGAAATTTATAAGCACGATCCCCAGGGGAGGGTGGCCTGTGAGGTTACCGTCACTACGGGGTTGGTTTTGGTGGTGGGTGAAATTTCAACCACTACATATGTAGATATTCCTAAAGTCGTGCGCAGCTGCATTCGTGAAATCGGCTACGACCGAGCAAAATATGGGTTCGACTGCGACACCTGCGCAGTTATCACGGCAATTGACGAGCAGTCTGCCGACATTGCCTTAGGGGTAGATAAATCCTTAGAGGCAAAGGCGGGGGAAGATGATATTGCTTCCATTGGCGCAGGCGACCAGGGCATGATGTTTGGCTATGCCTGCAACGAAACAAAAGAATTTATGCCGTTGGCCATCAGCTTGGCGCACAAGCTGACAAGAAGGCTCACGGCGGTGCGCAAGTCCGGAGAAATCGGCTATATCCGACCGGATGGCAAATCTCAGGTCACCGTGGCATATGATGAATCCGGAAAACCCCTTTATGTGGACACAGTGGTTATTTCAACCCAGCATGCGGAGGATGTGACCCACGATGCCATAGAAAAGGATATTATTGAAAAGGTCATTCTTCCCGTTATTCCAAAAGAGCTGTTAACGGAAAAAACGAACTATTACATAAATCCCACTGGTAGGTTTGTTGTGGGCGGCCCTAACGGGGACTCAGGCCACACTGGCAGAAAAATTATTGTGGACACCTACGGCGGCTATGCCCGACACGGCGGCGGCGCATTTTCTGGGAAAGACCCCACAAAGGTGGATAGAAGCGCGGCCTACGCTGGCAGATATGTGGCGAAAAATGTGGTTGCGGCAGGCTTGGCCGACCGCTGCGAGGTGCAGATTGCCTATGCCATCGGTGTGGCAAAGCCCGTGTCGGTTTCAGTGGAAACCTTTGGCACGTCCCATGTTCCTGAAAGCACAATCGAGGCGCTGATTCAAGAACATTTCGATCTGCGCCCGGCGGGAATTATAAAAATGTTGGATTTAAGACGGCCGATTTACAAACAGACGGCGGCATACGGCCACTTTGGGCGGGACGATTTGGATTTGCCCTGGGAGCGGCTGGATAAGGTTCAGGTGCTAAAAGCGGCTGTAAAATAA
- a CDS encoding RNase J family beta-CASP ribonuclease — protein MSKNQKLKIIPLGGLNEIGKNMTVIEYENDIFVLDCGMAFPDESMPGIDIVIPDITYLVKNRQKIRGIVITHGHEDHIGAIPYFLKEMNVPIYGTRLTLGLVEVKLKEFNLLSKTKLHRVKPGDVVKLGCFKIEFIHTNHSIAGAVALAINTPVGTVVHTGDFKVDSTPIDGEMIDLARFGELGKKGVLALMSDSTNVERTGYTMSERTVGDTFEEFFRNCNSRIIVATFASNVHRVQQIINSAHRYGRKVAISGRSMENVAEVAATLGYLNIPEKVLISIDEIKKYRPNQLCIITTGSQGEAMSALTRMAFSDHKKVEINKGDLVIVSASPIPGNEKQISAVINELFKKGADVVYKSLENIHVSGHACQEELKLIMSLVKPKFFIPVHGEFRHLKQHAMLAERMGIKQKNVIVGDIGKVIELGQNSARLNGTVQSGAVLIDGLGIGDVGNIVLRDRKHLAEDGIIIVVVTLSKQDGSILTGPDVISRGFVYVRESVDLMEEAKTVAKAALHKCADKKQTDWASLKGALKSSMSDFVYKETKRKPMVLPIIMEV, from the coding sequence GTGTCAAAAAATCAAAAACTGAAAATTATCCCGTTGGGGGGTCTGAATGAAATCGGAAAGAACATGACGGTTATTGAGTACGAGAACGACATATTCGTGCTGGACTGTGGGATGGCTTTCCCCGACGAGAGTATGCCCGGAATTGATATTGTGATTCCCGACATCACATATCTTGTGAAAAATAGGCAGAAAATCCGCGGCATTGTGATTACGCACGGTCATGAGGACCATATCGGCGCAATCCCTTATTTTTTAAAGGAGATGAACGTTCCGATTTACGGAACCAGGCTCACTTTAGGGCTGGTTGAAGTAAAACTGAAAGAATTCAATCTTCTATCAAAAACAAAGCTGCACAGAGTGAAACCGGGCGACGTGGTGAAGCTTGGCTGCTTTAAAATTGAATTTATTCATACGAATCACTCCATTGCCGGCGCTGTAGCGCTGGCGATCAACACGCCGGTGGGAACCGTGGTGCACACCGGTGACTTTAAGGTGGACTCAACGCCCATAGACGGCGAAATGATTGACCTAGCCCGGTTTGGCGAGCTTGGGAAAAAGGGCGTTTTGGCCTTAATGTCTGACAGCACCAATGTTGAGCGCACCGGTTACACCATGTCGGAACGCACGGTGGGCGACACCTTTGAAGAATTTTTTAGAAACTGCAACAGCAGAATTATTGTTGCCACCTTTGCTTCAAATGTGCACCGCGTTCAGCAGATTATTAATTCTGCTCACCGGTATGGAAGAAAGGTTGCCATTTCCGGGCGGAGCATGGAAAATGTGGCGGAGGTAGCCGCAACGCTTGGTTATTTAAACATTCCCGAAAAGGTTTTAATTTCTATTGATGAAATTAAAAAATACAGGCCCAACCAGCTGTGCATCATCACCACAGGCAGCCAGGGCGAGGCAATGTCGGCGCTGACGCGCATGGCGTTTTCTGACCATAAAAAGGTTGAAATTAACAAGGGCGACTTGGTTATTGTTTCCGCGTCACCCATTCCGGGCAATGAAAAACAGATTTCAGCAGTGATCAACGAGCTGTTTAAAAAGGGCGCAGATGTGGTTTATAAATCTTTAGAGAATATTCACGTTTCCGGACACGCCTGCCAGGAAGAGCTAAAGCTTATTATGTCCTTAGTGAAACCGAAATTTTTTATTCCGGTTCATGGCGAGTTCCGCCATTTAAAACAGCATGCAATGCTGGCGGAACGAATGGGCATAAAACAAAAGAATGTCATTGTAGGCGACATTGGAAAGGTGATTGAGCTTGGGCAGAACAGTGCGCGCCTTAATGGCACGGTGCAGTCCGGCGCGGTGTTGATTGACGGCCTGGGCATCGGCGATGTGGGCAACATTGTTCTGCGGGATAGAAAACATTTGGCCGAGGACGGAATCATCATTGTGGTCGTGACCTTATCGAAGCAGGACGGCTCGATTTTAACCGGACCCGACGTAATTTCCCGCGGATTTGTGTATGTGCGCGAGTCGGTTGATTTAATGGAAGAAGCAAAAACCGTCGCAAAAGCGGCGCTGCACAAATGTGCAGACAAAAAACAGACGGATTGGGCAAGCCTAAAGGGCGCTTTAAAGTCATCCATGAGCGATTTTGTTTATAAAGAAACAAAGCGCAAGCCAATGGTTCTTCCCATTATTATGGAAGTTTAA
- a CDS encoding sodium:solute symporter family protein produces the protein MVSKIVMLIVFFAVTVGIGIYCRAHATNVNGFVLGGRNVGPWLTAFAYGTSYFSAVIFIGYAGQFGWKFGLASTWIGLGNAFLGSLLAWVVLGRRTRLMTQHLQSSTMPEFFGKRYGSRSLKIGASIIVFIFLIPYTASLYNGLSRLFSMAFQIDYVYCIIAMSVLTAIYVIAGGYMATAINDFIQGIIMIGGIILVILSVLKINGGFMGSVTALANVPGDFPGSFASFFGPDPFGLLCVVILTSLGTWGLPQMVHKFYTIKSEHAISHGAIISTLFAVIVAGGCYFLGGFGRVFTDALNVGANGIPAGGYDAIIPAMMSYLPNILLGVVVILVLSASMSTLSSLVLTSSATLTLDVVKECFAKKMSDKKQVFVMRGFVVVFIAISAIIAIVQYKGGITFIAQLMGISWGALAGAFLAPFIFGLYVKRTSKAAVWTSFIFGTGIMVLNMAAKQLFPVWLQSPINCGAFAMIAGLVIVPAVSLFTKSPDKQLVEDSFACYNRKVTTIAKDSLGEND, from the coding sequence ATGGTATCAAAAATTGTTATGCTTATCGTGTTTTTCGCGGTAACGGTGGGAATCGGCATTTACTGCCGCGCCCACGCAACCAACGTGAACGGGTTTGTTTTAGGGGGGCGCAACGTGGGTCCCTGGCTCACAGCCTTTGCCTATGGAACCTCGTATTTTTCAGCAGTTATTTTTATCGGATATGCCGGCCAGTTCGGATGGAAATTCGGTCTTGCCTCCACATGGATTGGTTTGGGAAACGCCTTTTTGGGTTCCCTCCTGGCTTGGGTGGTGTTGGGCCGTCGCACAAGGCTGATGACGCAGCATTTGCAAAGCTCCACCATGCCGGAATTTTTCGGAAAGCGCTACGGCAGCAGGTCTTTAAAAATCGGCGCGTCCATCATCGTGTTTATCTTTCTAATTCCCTACACAGCATCGCTTTATAACGGTTTATCCAGGCTGTTTTCCATGGCCTTTCAAATCGACTATGTCTACTGCATCATTGCAATGTCGGTTTTAACTGCAATTTACGTCATTGCAGGCGGTTACATGGCAACTGCTATTAACGACTTTATTCAAGGCATTATTATGATCGGCGGAATTATTTTAGTTATTCTTTCTGTGCTGAAAATTAACGGCGGATTTATGGGCTCGGTAACTGCTTTAGCAAATGTGCCCGGTGATTTTCCCGGCTCTTTTGCTTCCTTTTTCGGTCCTGACCCCTTCGGCCTTTTGTGTGTTGTAATTTTAACCTCTTTGGGAACCTGGGGTCTGCCGCAGATGGTGCATAAATTCTACACCATTAAAAGCGAACACGCCATCTCTCACGGTGCGATTATTTCAACGCTGTTTGCCGTAATTGTTGCAGGGGGCTGCTACTTCTTGGGCGGCTTCGGCCGGGTTTTCACAGACGCTTTAAACGTTGGCGCAAACGGAATTCCCGCCGGCGGCTACGACGCCATTATCCCAGCCATGATGTCTTATCTGCCCAACATTCTTTTAGGTGTGGTTGTTATTTTAGTACTGTCTGCTTCCATGTCCACTTTGTCTTCTTTAGTACTAACCTCCAGCGCCACGCTGACGTTAGACGTAGTAAAAGAATGTTTTGCAAAAAAAATGAGCGACAAAAAACAGGTTTTTGTAATGCGCGGATTTGTTGTTGTGTTCATCGCCATTTCAGCAATCATTGCAATTGTGCAGTATAAGGGCGGCATCACCTTTATTGCCCAGCTGATGGGAATTTCCTGGGGCGCCCTTGCGGGAGCATTTTTGGCGCCGTTTATCTTCGGGCTTTATGTTAAGCGTACCTCAAAGGCCGCCGTGTGGACCAGCTTCATTTTCGGCACGGGTATTATGGTGCTGAATATGGCGGCAAAGCAGCTGTTTCCCGTTTGGCTTCAGTCCCCCATTAACTGCGGCGCCTTTGCCATGATTGCAGGGCTTGTAATTGTGCCGGCAGTATCTTTGTTTACCAAATCTCCGGACAAACAGCTTGTGGAAGACTCCTTCGCGTGCTACAACCGAAAAGTGACAACCATTGCAAAAGATTCTTTGGGAGAAAACGACTAA
- a CDS encoding DUF6514 family protein: MSIKKLIRKVTVTVNECEVAQSFTLEYFVLERETFVDGIGSNTYGIEVLKRSNPNSKTLKVEYRKIFDIFCTEAEATEAAFVLAENTVTPVSVCDIIEQFIGTDEFECEEYEVAAI, from the coding sequence ATGAGTATCAAAAAATTGATACGTAAGGTAACAGTAACAGTAAATGAATGTGAGGTGGCGCAAAGCTTTACACTGGAGTACTTTGTGTTAGAGCGTGAAACCTTTGTAGACGGAATAGGTTCAAACACGTACGGCATTGAGGTTTTAAAGCGCAGCAACCCGAATTCGAAAACATTGAAAGTTGAGTATCGGAAGATTTTTGATATTTTCTGCACCGAAGCGGAAGCTACCGAGGCTGCTTTCGTTTTAGCTGAAAACACCGTTACCCCTGTTTCTGTTTGCGACATCATTGAGCAGTTCATCGGCACTGATGAATTTGAATGTGAAGAATATGAAGTCGCGGCAATTTAG
- a CDS encoding M23 family metallopeptidase yields MKIQERTPSYRRRTYGGLDDQYEGGLKQTFAAQVLICILILMFCVLVKLYPGENFEKAKNSVQLIVTQNTDIKAEFEKLKANFKKDESLETLNPVSGMAAPSTGKIVKGFGIQDASGSGFHYGLDLSCGETENIVTANDGEVTEIATNAEFGSYIIIRHSEEITTLYGQLNEILPNVGDKVTKGQAIARAGGENSTFYFELRRGDTYLDPTQFIEFKE; encoded by the coding sequence ATGAAAATTCAGGAAAGAACACCGTCTTACCGAAGGCGCACATATGGCGGCTTAGATGACCAATATGAAGGCGGTCTGAAGCAGACCTTTGCCGCACAGGTGCTTATTTGCATTTTAATCCTTATGTTTTGTGTTTTAGTGAAGCTTTATCCGGGAGAAAATTTTGAAAAGGCAAAAAACAGCGTTCAGCTCATTGTGACGCAAAACACCGATATTAAGGCTGAATTTGAAAAATTGAAAGCAAACTTTAAAAAAGACGAATCATTAGAAACGCTGAACCCCGTTTCCGGCATGGCGGCGCCGTCTACCGGCAAAATTGTAAAGGGATTTGGCATTCAAGATGCCTCCGGCAGCGGTTTTCACTATGGGCTTGACCTCTCTTGCGGAGAAACAGAAAACATTGTTACGGCAAACGACGGCGAGGTGACGGAAATTGCAACCAACGCCGAGTTTGGCTCTTACATCATCATTCGCCACAGCGAAGAAATTACCACCCTTTACGGACAACTAAACGAAATTTTGCCCAACGTGGGTGACAAGGTGACAAAGGGGCAGGCAATTGCCCGTGCCGGCGGCGAAAACTCCACCTTTTATTTTGAACTTCGCCGGGGCGACACCTATTTAGACCCCACGCAATTCATTGAATTCAAGGAGTAA
- a CDS encoding site-2 protease family protein, giving the protein MIKITRFFYIHLLVLPLIAVAFFTKSQMTFFIAYGVVLIHELCHLLAALCLNVKVYSIIVMPFGMTLRLDSSVMRSPKKEAAIALAGPLSNALMLLFGFCLFDVYAPSLNFYLFMVINGALLVLNLIPVPPLDGGRIVRAAVIHHAGLIPAAKITRRISYVFIGLICVMGVLLLILFRGNPSLIMIGAFLFYSLADEKKNSDILIMREMIYEKEKLKSDSLIPSKMICVHQNTPAKRILRKLNLSTFYIISIIDDNMRILRTVTESDFIRSVTAKGYGILSKDVV; this is encoded by the coding sequence ATGATTAAAATCACCCGTTTCTTTTACATTCATCTTTTGGTGCTTCCACTAATTGCGGTGGCCTTTTTCACCAAAAGCCAAATGACATTTTTCATTGCTTACGGCGTTGTGCTCATTCACGAGCTATGCCACCTTCTCGCGGCGCTGTGTTTAAACGTTAAGGTTTATTCCATCATTGTTATGCCGTTCGGCATGACGCTGCGGCTTGACTCCTCTGTTATGCGCTCGCCGAAAAAAGAAGCAGCAATTGCGCTGGCAGGACCGTTATCCAATGCGCTCATGCTGCTTTTCGGGTTTTGTTTGTTCGACGTCTACGCCCCGTCGTTAAACTTCTATTTGTTTATGGTGATTAACGGCGCTCTGCTGGTTTTAAACCTCATTCCCGTGCCGCCCTTAGACGGCGGCAGAATTGTTCGCGCAGCGGTTATTCATCACGCCGGACTGATTCCGGCCGCAAAAATAACGCGGCGGATTTCCTATGTGTTCATCGGGCTTATTTGTGTAATGGGGGTGCTGCTTTTAATTTTGTTCCGCGGGAATCCAAGCCTGATTATGATTGGCGCTTTTCTGTTCTACAGCCTGGCCGATGAAAAGAAAAACAGCGATATTTTAATTATGCGTGAAATGATTTATGAAAAAGAAAAACTCAAGAGCGATTCGCTGATTCCCTCCAAAATGATTTGTGTGCACCAAAACACGCCTGCAAAACGCATTTTAAGGAAATTGAACCTAAGCACCTTTTACATCATTTCTATCATCGACGACAACATGCGCATTTTAAGAACGGTCACAGAAAGCGATTTTATCCGTTCTGTCACCGCAAAGGGTTATGGAATTCTTTCGAAAGACGTAGTTTAA